TCTTCAACTAAAGGTCAAAATTCTCATGGTGGAGCTATATTTAATTATGGTGCTGGTAGTTTTAGTGTTGTTAATTCTAGTTTTATGAATTCTTCAACTAATGGTCAAAGTTCTACTGGTGGAACTATATATCATAATGGTACTGGTAGTTTTAGTGTTGTTAATTCTAGTTTTATAAATTCTTCAACTAAAGGTCAAAATTCTCATGGTGGAGATATATATCATAGTGGTGATGGTATTGGTAGTGTTGTTAATTCTAGTTTTGTGAATTCTTCAACTAAAGGTCAAAATTCTCATGGTGGAGATATATATCATAGTGGTACTGGTAGTTTTAGTGTTGTTAATTCTAGTTTTATGAATTCTTCAACTAATGGTCAAAGTTCTCATGGTGGAGCTATATTTAATTATGGTGCTGGTAGTTTTAGTGTTGTTAATTCTAGTTTTATGAATTCTTCAACTAATGGTCAAAGTTCTCGTGGTGGAGCTATATCTCATAGTGGTACTGGTAGTTTTAGTGTTGTTAATTCTAGTTTTATGAATTCTTCAACTAATAATATTAATTCTCGTGGTGGAGCTATATTTCATAGTGGTGATGGTATTGGTAGTGTTGTTAATTCTAGTTTTGTGAATTCTTCAACTAATGGTCAAAGTTCTCATGGTGGAGCTATATTTAATTATGGTGCTGGTAGTTTTAGTGTTGTTAATTCTAGTTTTATGAATTCTTCAACTAATGGTCAAAGTTCTACTGGTGGAACTATATATCATAATGGTACTGGTAGTTTTAGTGTTGTTAATTCTAGTTTTATGAATTCTTCAACTAAAGGTCAAAATTCTACTGGTGGAACTATATATCATAGTGGTACTGGTAGTTTTAGTGTTGTTAATTCTAGTTTTATGAATTCTTCAACTAATAATATTAATTCTCGTGGTGGAGCTATATTTCATAGTGGTGATGGTATTGGTAGTGTTGTTAATTCTAGTTTTATGAATTCTTCAACTAATGGTCAAAGTTCTACTGGTGGAACTATATATCATAGTGGTGCTGGTAGTTTTAGTGTTGTTAATTCTAGTTTTATGAATTCTTCAACTAATGGTCAAAGTTCTACTGGTGGAACTATATATCATAATGGTGCTGGTAGTTTTAGTGTTGTTAATTCTAGTTTTATGAATTCTTCAACTAATGGTCAAAGTTCTCATGGTGGAGCTATATATCATAATGGTGCTGGTAGTTTTAGTGTTGTTAATTCTAGTTTTATGAATTCTTCAACTAATGGTCAAAGTTCTCATGGTGGAGCTATATTTAATTATGGTGCTGGTAGTTTTAGTGTTGTTAATTCTAGTTTTATGAATTGTTCTACTATGGGTGCTAGTTCTTCTGGGGGAGCTATATATGCTAATGGAGGTAATTTTAGTGTTGTTAATTCTAGTTTTGTGAATTCTTCAACTACTAATGTTAATTCTCGTGGTGGAGCCGTTTATATGGAATCTAATGCTAATTTAACTAACAATATTTTTATTGGAAGTTCTGCTATTGCTAATGGTGGAGTTATATACAATGCAGGTACTCTCTACTTAAAAAATAATACTATGGAAAATTCTACTGTAAGCAATCCAAATGGAGGTAGGGAAATTTACAATAATAATGTTGTTTATATTGCAAATTTAACTTACTTAGATAATACAACTATTAATGTAATCTATGGCCATAATATTGAACTATGGGCAAATATTACAGATGATATGGGCAACACAATCACAGGAAAAAATATAAATTTCATAATCGAGGGTAATAATTACAATGCAAATGCTATTGAAGGATTAGCAAAAATTAATTTCAATGCAATTCTTAACCCAGGAGTATATACTGTTCATGGAAATTATTCTGGTCATGGCAATAAGCCCATTATCCTTAAAAATGGCACTCTTATTATTAATGCAATTGCTGATTTAACCATAACTAAAACTGTTAATGTTACTAATGCTAATTATGGTGAATACTTATCATATACAATAACTGTATTTAATAACGGACCAAACAATGTTACTGGTGTTATTGTTAATGAAAAATTACCTGATGGACTTGTTTATGTTAGTGATAATGGTAATGGTAAATATGATCATATTACTGGTCTTTGGACTATTGGTAATCTAACAGTCAATGATAATGTTGCTCTTGTTATTACAGTTCGTGTAAATAAGATAGGAAACATTATTAATGTTGTTAATGTAACTGCTAATGAGTATGATAACAATACTGTGAATAATAAGGCTAATATTACTGTTCTTATTAATGCAATTGCTGATTTAACCATAACTAAAACTGTTAATGTTACTAATGCTAATTATGGTGAATACTTATCATATACAATAACTGTATTTAATAACGGACCAAACAATGTTACTGGTGTTATTGTTAATGAAAAATTACCTGATGGACTTGTTTATGTTGTTAGTGATAATGGTAATGGTAAATATGATCATATTACTGGTCTTTGGACTATTGGTAATCTAACAGTCAATGATAATGTTGCTCTTGTTATTACAGTTCGTGTAAATAAGATAGGAAACATTATTAATGTTGTTAATGTAACTGCTAATGAGTATGATAACAATACTGTGAATAATAAGGCTAATATTACTGTTCTTATTAATGCAATTGCTGATTTAACCATAACTAAAACTGTTAATGTTACTAATGCTAATTATGGTGAATACTTATCATATACAATAACTGTATTTAATAACGGACCAAACAATGTTACTGGTGTTATTGTTAATGAAAAATTACCTGATGGACTTGTTTATGTTAGTGATAATGGTAATGGTAAATATGATCATATTACTGGTCTTTGGACTATTGGTAATCTAACAGTCAATGATAATGTTGCTCTTGTTATTACAGTTCGTGTAAATAAGATAGGAAACATTATTAATGTTGTTAATGTAACTGCAATTAATGAGTATGATAACAATACTGTGAATAATAAGGCTAATATTACTGTTCTTATTAATGCAATTGCTGATTTAACCATAACTAAAACTGTTAATGTTACTAATGCTAATTATGGTGAATACTTATCATATACAATAACTGTATTTAATAACGGACCAAACAATGTTACTGGTGTTATTGTTAATGAAAAATTACCTGATGGACTTGTTTATGTTAGTGATAATGGTAATGGTAAATATGATCATATTACTGGTCTTTGGACTATTGGTAATCTAACAGTCAATGATAATGTTGCTCTTGTTATTACAGTTCGTGTAAATAAGATAGGAAACATTATTAATGTTGTTAATGTAACTGCTAATGAGTATGATAACAATACTGTGAATAATAAGGCTAATATTACTGTTCTTATTAATGCAATTGCTGATTTAACCATAACTAAAACTGTTAATGTTACTAATGCTAATTATGGTGAATACTTATCATATACAATAACTGTTAAATTTAATAACGGACCAAACAATGTTACTGGTGTTATTGTTAATGAAAAATTACCTGATGGACTTGTTTATGTTAGTGATAATGGTAATGGTAAATATGATCATATTACTGGTCTTTGGACTATTGGTAATCTAACAGTCAATGATAATGTTGCTCTTGTTATTACAGTTCGTGTAAATAAGATAGGAAACATTATTAATGTTGTTAATGTAACTGCTAATGAGTATGATAACAATACTGTGAATAATAAGGCTAATATTACTGTTAAAGTAAACCAATTAGTTGATTTAGTAATCACAATAAGCTCTAATAAAAAAACAGTTTATATTGGAGATGTGGTTATTTGGGCAATCAAAGTCAAAAACAACGACCCATGCGATGCTATAGATACATATGTATTGAGTAAATTACCATCAGGATTTAAATATATTAGCAGTTCAACAAACAAAGGATCTTATGATAAAAAAACTGGAAAATGGAACATTGGAAACCTATCAAAAGGAAAAAGCGTAACATTAAAAATAATTACAAAAGCAACAAGCACTGGTAATTATACCATGATTGCTTCTGTAAATAGTACTGTTAATGATACTAACTCTTCCAATAATCTGGATAATGCTACAGTTAAAGTAATTAAAAAAGAAAACAAAAATCCTGAACATAATAATACAAAACCAAATAAAAGTATAGTTAGTACTTCAAATCATTTAAAAAGTACTGGTAATCCTTTGTTAATGGTTTTACTTGCATTATTATTTATTTCAGGAAATATCATAAGAAAATATAAAAAATAGCTAGAATTATTTTATAATTCTAGTTACTTTTTTTTTTTTTTTTTTGAGGATGTGACACGAAGTCACAATTTTTTCTAATTTTAATTGACTAATTTTCCTTTAATTTTATATACTATGAAGTACAATCTTTTATTATAGATATTAATATTTATGGTTGTTTTATTCATGGTTTTAAAAGATGATAATATAAATCAGACTATGTTGGTCCCTATGGACTTGCGAAATTTAATTTGATTCCTGAAGATCATCCTTGCTATTTTATTAAAAATGTGGTTGATTTAATTGATTGTTCGAAAGCAAACCAGGAATTTCGTGGAAAGCCTGGTGAATTTGCTTATCCTCGAGAATTATTGCTCAGGCTCATTTTAATGAGCGTATTTGATGGAGGATTGTCTTCAAGAGAAATAGAAAGAAAAACAAGAACTGACATTGCATATATGTATCTTGCAGCAATGGAAAAACCATCCTATCGGACAATTGCGCGATTTAAAGTCGATTATGCTGATTTAATCGACGAAGCATTCAAAACAACCATCAAAATTGCAAAGGAAAATGATTTAATAAAAATCCATCATTTGAGCTTGGATGGAACTAAAATCAAAGCAAAAACATCAATTAATAAATTAACTGATGAAAACCAAATTAAAATCATGAAAGAACACCTTGAAAAAAGTATTGAACTTGATCAGCAAGAAGATGATGAACTCGGAGATGAATCTGGAAATTCAGTTCCAGAATCATTAACAGACAAAGAAAAATTCAAAGAAACAGTAAAAGAAATTCAAAAATCTTCTAAAAATAATAGAAACAAAGATAAATTGCGTTCTTCAAGTTTAAATCTTTTAAAACAAGCAGAAAAAAATCCAGAAAAAGTTTTAAAAAAACTCAATGAACTCGAAGAAAAAGTAAAAGAATCACCAAAAGATGTAATCAGCATTAACGACCCTGATGCTCGCTTGATGATGAATAAAAAAGGCAAATGGGAATGGGATTACAATGCACAAATCATTGTGGATGAATACAAAGGAATAATCCTATCTTCATACATTACACAAAATCCAACAGACCATTTCGAGCTTATTCCATCAATAGAACAATTAGAAAACAATTTAACTGGAATCTATGATGAATTGCCTTCCAATTTCCAATTCAGTGCTGATAATGGATATTCAACTGATGAAAACACAACCTATCTTGAAGAAAAAGGCTTAGAAGGATACATATTCCCCAGAAAACTCTCAAGAAAAGAAAAAAATATAATCTGTGGGAAAAACCATTCCAAAAAGACAATTTCTGCTACGATGCAGAAATTGAAACCTACATCTGTCCTTTGGGAGAAATTTTATATCGAAGACGAACATATGAATACAAAAACAAACAAAGAATAACTTATTGGACTAATGAATGTAAAAACTGTGTTATGAAAGAAATCTGCTGCAAGAAAAAGAATTACAGAACAATTCAAGACTATGGCAACCCTTCCAAGATTAGAATGCAACGGAAAATGGAAACAGAATGGGCACAAAAAATCTACAAAAAACGATCAAAAACAGCAGAACTACCATTTGCACACATAAAACAAAACATGAAACTCCATGAATTCACAACAACCGGAATAAAAAACACAAATACAGAATTCAAATTATATACAATCGGACACAACCTAAAAAGAATATACAACGAAATAAACACTAAAAACAACTAAAAATAAGAAAAAATATAAAAAATCTAAGTATAAACACAAAATTCAATTAAAAATTTTGCGTCACATCCTCTTTTTTAAATGTTAACAGGATGGGGACATGACTCTCATTAATTTTTAAAATTTTTTTCGCTTATTTTTTTCATTTAATTTTATATATTATGAAGTATAATCTTTTATTATAGATATTAATCTTTATGGTTGTTTTATTTATGTTTTTAAAATATGATACTGTTAATAAGACTATGTTGGTGTCTATGGACTTGAAAAATTTGATTCCTGAAGGCCATCTGTGTTATTTTATTAAAAATGTGGTTGATCAAATTGATTGTTCCGAAGCTAACAAGAAGTTTTCGTGATAAGCCTGGTGAACCTGCTTATCCTCGTGAAATGTTGCTTAGGATTGGTTTTGATGAGTGTTTTTGATGGTGGATTGTCTTCTCGTGAAATTGAGAGAAGAACAAGAACTGATATTTTCTTATATGTACTTTAGCAGACATGCAAAAGCCAGTTTATAGGACAATTTTAAGATTCAAATTGGATTATGCCTGATTTAATTGATGAAGCTTTTAAAACAACTTTTAAAGATTTGCAAAAGAAGGAAGATTTAATTAAAATCCACCATTTAATTTTTAGATGGAACTAAAGTAAAAGCAAAAACATCTTTAAAAAACCTTTTAGAAACCATATCAAAATTTATGGTAACATCGAATTTATTTAGTTGTTTTGTCTAAATAAGCCATATAGATTCTTTATTTTTAATTTTAACATGTTTTTTATTCATTATTATTTTTCACTTGAACATGTACTTAGCAAAAAAATTTTCCAAAAATGCTTAGATTTTGATTTTAAGCGATTTTATTGCTTTAATTTTTTTACACTTGAAATATAATTTACTATTATCCAAATTATGCGATAAATAACTATATATAGTAAAATGGAGAATATATATTAATATGAAGACAAAAATAAAATATTCTCCATATTTATTATTTGAATTCAAGACAGTTAAACCTTTTGGATTTTGGACTTAAAATTAACAAATGAAACTCCAGAAGAAAAAACTATTTTCCATTGCTAAACATGAAAAAATATGCTGTTAAAATTTTGTTGAATTAACCTATAACTATTTCCAGATGGATTTTTCCAAAGTATTTCCTGTGATTACAGGCAATCTATTATGTACAATCAGCCCCGCAATTATTCACTATTTTAGCAATGAAAACCTATTTAAAGACAACCTATCGCGAAATAATTGAATGTTTGGAGCTTATAGATAAAATAAGAAAATGCCTAGGTCTTAATAAGCTACCACACTTCACAACTATTCAAAAAAATTCTTTGTAAAAGAATGTCAGACACCATAATTAAAAGATTTAAATGACTTAATTAATTTTTATGCATCCATCAGAATGTAAAATTAGTTGCCATGGATGGAACAGGAACACACAAGCGACTATGCTGATAAAATTATTATGCACATAATAATAGGCAAATCACGAAAAAGCTTACATTAAAAACCAATATTGCAATCAAATGTTGACACACGAATGATCCTAAAATTACGCAGCAAATAAAAGTCCAAAACATGATACACAATTCGCATTACC
This window of the Methanobrevibacter sp. V74 genome carries:
- a CDS encoding transposase, which gives rise to MGEILYRRRTYEYKNKQRITYWTNECKNCVMKEICCKKKNYRTIQDYGNPSKIRMQRKMETEWAQKIYKKRSKTAELPFAHIKQNMKLHEFTTTGIKNTNTEFKLYTIGHNLKRIYNEINTKNN
- a CDS encoding transposase → MIPEDHPCYFIKNVVDLIDCSKANQEFRGKPGEFAYPRELLLRLILMSVFDGGLSSREIERKTRTDIAYMYLAAMEKPSYRTIARFKVDYADLIDEAFKTTIKIAKENDLIKIHHLSLDGTKIKAKTSINKLTDENQIKIMKEHLEKSIELDQQEDDELGDESGNSVPESLTDKEKFKETVKEIQKSSKNNRNKDKLRSSSLNLLKQAEKNPEKVLKKLNELEEKVKESPKDVISINDPDARLMMNKKGKWEWDYNAQIIVDEYKGIILSSYITQNPTDHFELIPSIEQLENNLTGIYDELPSNFQFSADNGYSTDENTTYLEEKGLEGYIFPRKLSRKEKNIICGKNHSKKTISATMQKLKPTSVLWEKFYIEDEHMNTKTNKE